In the Onychostoma macrolepis isolate SWU-2019 chromosome 09, ASM1243209v1, whole genome shotgun sequence genome, one interval contains:
- the mstnb gene encoding growth/differentiation factor 8: MTSTCPVRGEVHFHSKSDQTSFNTLWNMHFTQVLISLSVLIACGSMGHGDITAHQQPSTATEESEQCSTCEFRQHSKLMRLHAIKSQILSKLRLKQAPNISRDVVKQLLPKAPPLQQLLDQYDVLGDDSKDGAMEEDDEHATTETIMTMAAEPDPIVQVDRKPKCCFFSFSPKIQANRIVKAQLWVHLRPAEEATTVFLQISRLMPVTDGGRHIRIRSLKIDVNAGVTSWQSIDVKQVLAVWLRQPETNWGIEINAYDAKGNDLAVTSAEPGEDGLLPFMEVKISEGPKRIRRDSGLDCDENSSESRCCRYPLTVDFEDFGWDWIIAPKRYKANYCSGECDYMHLQKYPHTHLVNKANPRGTAGPCCTPTKMSPINMLYFNGKEQIIYGKIPSMVVDRCGCS; encoded by the exons ATGACATCTACTTGTCCGGTGCGTGGTGAGGTTCATTTCCATAGCAAATCAGATCAAACATCCTTTAACACGCTTTGGAACATGCATTTTACACAGGTTTTAATTTCTCTAAGTGTATTAATTGCATGCGGTTCAATGGGTCATGGAGATATAACGGCGCACCAGCAGCCTTCCACAGCCACGGAGGAAAGCGAGCAGTGTTCCACATGTGAGTTCAGACAACACAGCAAGCTGATGAGACTGCATGCCATCAAGTCCCAAATTCTTAGCAAACTCCGACTCAAACAGGCTCCAAATATTAGCCGGGACGTGGTCAAGCAGCTGTTACCCAAAGCACCGCCTTTGCAACAACTTCTGGATCAGTACGATGTTCTGGGGGATGACAGTAAGGATGGAGCTATGGAAGAGGATGATGAACATGCCACCACAGAGACCATCATGACCATGGCCGCAGAGC ctgaCCCCATCGTTCAAGTAGATCGGAAGCCGAAGTGTTGTTTTTTCTCCTTCAGTCCGAAGATCCAAGCGAACCGGATCGTAAAAGCGCAGCTCTGGGTTCATCTGAGACCGGCGGAAGAAGCGACCACCGTCTTCTTACAGATatcacggctgatgcctgttaCGGACGGAGGAAGGCACATACGAATACGATCCCTGAAGATCGATGTGAACGCAGGAGTGACGTCTTGGCAGAGTATAGACGTAAAACAGGTGCTCGCGGTGTGGTTAAGACAACCGGAGACCAACTGGGGCATTGAGATAAACGCGTATGACGCGAAGGGAAACGACTTGGCCGTCACCTCAGCTGAGCCTGGAGAGGATGGACTG CTCCCCTTCATGGAGGTGAAAATCTCGGAGGGCCCAAAGCGAATCCGGAGGGACTCTGGGCTGGACTGCGATGAGAATTCGTCAGAGTCTCGATGCTGCAGGTACCCTCTCACTGTAGACTTCGAGGACTTCGGCTGGGACTGGATTATTGCTCCAAAACGCTATAAGGCGAATTACTGTTCAGGAGAATGCGACTACATGCACCTGCAGAAATATCCCCACACCCATCTGGTGAACAAGGCCAATCCGCGAGGCACCGCCGGGCCCTGCTGCACCCCCACCAAGATGTCTCCCATCAACATGCTTTACTTCAACGGCAAAGAGCAGATAATCTACGGCAAGATCCCCTCAATGGTAGTAGACCGCTGTGGCTGCTCGTGA